GTATTCGTCGCCTGGCGTTGGTTACTGGTGAAATGGACTCAACCGGCGTTCAAGCAGGTGGAAGCCGTACTGGCGGAAGTCAGCGCCAAACTGGAATCTACTACAGATAATGCTGTCGAACTATCGGCAGAAACTGACACCACCAAACAGGCAGAAGCCGCACTCCAAGAAATTTTACAAGCAGCACAAAACGATCGCCCGATTTGGGAAGATTGGGCCACATTTTGGCAGCGATGCCAAGATTTAGTAGTGGCGATCGCTCGTATCTACAATCCCGAAGTACAATATCCGCTGCTCAATATTTACGTTCCCCAAGCTTACGGACTGATTCGGGGAACAATGGATGGGATGGATCTATGGATGGAAAAGTTATCTCCTGCTCTCAATCAGGTGACAGTTGGACAGGCATACCAAGCATATGAAGTTTACCGCAAGCTGGAGCCATCTGCACGTAAACTCTGGCGGGTTTGGAACTGGGCGCAGTGGCTTTTAAATCCGGTGGTAGCTGTTGCTAACCGAGCCACCAAAGGCACTAGTAACCGTGCTACTGAGCAATTATTAGTGAATTTGGGTCAACTACTGCGGGAAACTGCCCTGAGAAACTTATGTCAGCAAGCGATCGCTCTCTACGGCAGAACAATCCCGACTTCAGTAACGACAGTTGCCACACCAAAACTACCCACAACCAAAACTCAAACACTGCGAGACATCTTAACCCAAGCCGAACCAGTGGAGGCCGTTGAACAAAAACCGGTGAATATTCTGCTGGTGGGGCGAACAGGTTCGGGAAAAAGCAGCTTGATTAATACATTATTTCAAGCTGATCAAGCTGCTGTGGATGTTTTACCCAGTACTGAACAGATTCAAAATTACCACTGGCAAACTCCCAGCGGTGACATGCTCACGCTTTGGGATACACCAGGTTATGAACAAGTCAACCGTGGCGGACTGCGGAAATTAGTGCTTGATTATGCCAACAATGCAGATTTACTACTGCTTGTCACCCCTGCTCTCGATCCTGCCTTACAAATGGATGTGGATTTTCTCACAGATATACAGGCAGAAATAGCCGACTTAAGCGCGATCGCAGTGGTAACTCAAGTAGATCGCTTGCGTCCCATCCGCGAATGGCAACCGCCTTATGATTGGGAAGCGGGCGATCGCCCAAAGGAAATTGCCATTCGCCAAGCGACTGAATATCGCGTGCAACTATTGGGTGAATTCTGTAATTTGGTTTTGCCAATCGTCACTAGTGATACCAAAACTGGGCGCGTTTCCTGGGGAGTGGAAGCCCTATCTTTGGGATTAGTAGAAGCGATCGCTCCTGCAAAACAACTCCGCCTCGCTCGGTTTTTGCGTAACCTAGAAGCCCGCACTGTCGCTGCTGCCAAAATCATCGACCATTACACTTTTCAGATGGCTACCACACAGGGACTCACAGCAATGCTTAAAAGTCCCGTCCTCCAGTTTATTTCTACCTTGTCAACCGGCACTCCCACCTTAGCGTATTTACTCGCAGAGCAAATCCCAGTGGAAAAGTTACCGATTGTCATTGGTAAACTGCAAATAGCTTATGAGCTTTTCTCGCTTTTGAATGGCGGCGATTCTAAAACACTCAACTTTGACCTGCTATCCCTTTGGCCGCTGTTGCTGGAAACTTCCGCATCTCCTGATCGCAACGCCTGGGCATTTGGTCATGCTCTAGTAGAATATTGGACTCAGAATCTCACAATTGAACAACTGCGAGAAAGATTTGAGTACTATAAAACTTACGCAACTGGCACACTAAATAAAGGTTAGGGTTGTCAACAGTCCATAGTCAATAAGTCGTAATTACAAATGGCAGATGCCCGACTTTTTGAAGAAGTCGGGCATCTAATGGAATTAGATGATTATTAAGCATCTTCAAGTTCAAATTGTGCCACCGTCACAGCATTAAAAGCGAAAGCTGCAACCAAAGGCATTGGACAACGCAGTACAAAAGTAGAAACCACAGCTACGATTGTGCCAATTACCGCAGATACCGACCACAATCTTTCCTCAAAGGTTAACCCCTTTTCAGCTTTGATCGATTGAAGAACATGACTCGGAATTGGTTCAGGCATTACTCCTCCCGGAGGGAAAGCCCAATAATTGTTACGCCGTTCAATAAATAATTCTGTCCAGCCATTTTCTTGGCACCATGCTTCAATCCATTCAACAGAGTAATGTGTCATATCGGTGTTGGTAATTGGCAGTGTTGAATTTGTGTAGTTAGAGAATATAAATCTATAGAATATTTTTGAGTCTTTAACTAATCACCATGAAGTTATAGTTAATTATCCTTTTGTAAGCTTTTTCAGCCAGCATTTGAGACACTTAAATCATTACGCTCAAACAATTGCTTACTACTCACCTTAATTAAAAGACTAACAGTCGATAGTGGCAGATGAACTTAAAAGACAACAAACTTTACCTGAAATGAGGAAAAATCAAGAAATGTAAACAAAATAGCTTGTGATTCCTACTAATCAAACTCCAGTTATCCTAGAATTCAAGTTTTAATGTCAAGAATTGTAAACAGTGGCTGAGTAATTACTACAAATTAAGTTACTCATATTTTAAATATCTGCTTATCAGATTTTGTGCTGTAGAATCACAAAATATGTCTTACGAATTACAATAATCATTCCTGAGTAACAAATTGAAAAACAGAGAGTGCGATCGCTTGAAATGGGGAGTGGGGAGTGGGGAGTAGGGTTATTAAATTATTTGAAAACCTTTGTCATAAAAATTGAACAAAGCAAAAAACAGCAGACAGAAGTATTAATTATATTTCCCCCTCATCCCCCTCATCCCCCTCATCCCCCCCATCCCCCTCATCCCCTCATCCCCCTCATCCCCCCCATCCCCCTCATCCCCTCATCCCCCTCATCCCCCCATCCCCAATCCCCATAATCAAATGCGGTAAGCTGAATCCAGTAACACCAAATTGGCTACGAATATGTTTTGGAAGCACGGATTAGCATTAATTGTGGGGATGATGATATTTTTCCTGGCTTCCCCAGCACTGGCAGTAGACTGGACTCATCCGCTGTCATTTAGTAATGCAGAGTTATCAAGACGGGACTTTTCAGGTCAAAGTTTGCAAGCTGCTGAATTTTCTAACGCCAACATGGAACTAGCTAACTTTGCAAACGCTGACTTGCGCGGTGCAGTAATGAGTGCTTCGGTGATGACAAAAGCAAATCTCCACGGAGCCGATTTAACGAATGCCATGGTCGATCAGGTAAACTTGACTAAAGCTGATTTGAGTGATGCCGTTTTCAAAGAAGCTCTTTTGCTGCGCGCCATCTTTAACGATGTCAATATCAACGGTGCAGATTTCACTGATGCAGTTTTGGATAAGGCGCAAATTAAAGAATTATGCGGCAAAGCCAGTGGAGTAAATTCTCAAACTGGCGTGGAAACTCGTGATTCTCTAGGATGTTAATGAAACGTGTTGGTATAATTGGTGGCGGGCAACTTGCCTGGATGATGGGGGATGCAGCTAAAAAGTTAGGAGTGGAATTAGTTGTACAAACTCCTACTCAAGATGATCCCGCTGTATCTATCGCCCAGGAAACTGTTTTCGCCGCAGTTGATGATGCTCTGGCTACAGAAATTTTAGCCAGTAAATGCGATGTCATCAGCTTTGAAAATGAATTTGTTAACTTGGATGCTTTATCATCTTTAGCACATCAAGGTGTTTGCTTCCGTCCCCGGTTAGAAGCTTTGACACCTCTTTTAGATAAATATCACCAACGTTGCTATTTACGTGATTTGGGCTTGCCTGTTCCGCAATTTTTCGCTGTCCAACAATCGGAAAATCTCGCCTCTCAGATAGAATCTCTGGATTTTCCCGTGGTCTTGAAAGCCAGGCGGCATGGTTATGACGGACAAGGTACTTTCATTATCCAGGATTTAGCTAGTTTACAAGAAAAGTTAAATTACAGCCAAAATTTATTTTTAATAGAGGAATTTGTGCCATTTGAGCGGGAATTGGCGATAATTGCCGCGCGTTCTCTAGACGGTGAAGTTGTCACATACCCAGTTGTCGAAACCCAGCAAGAACAACAAGTGTGTCGGCGAGTTCTTGCACCAGCAGATATTACGGAAAATCAAGCCGCACAAATCAAAGCGATCGCTCATACACTATTAAATAGCCTGGAAGTAGTGGGAATTTTCGGTATAGAGCTATTCCTGACTGCTGATGGTCAGGTGTTGGTCAATGAAATCGCACCGCGTACCCATAATTCTGGACATTTTTCTTTAGATGCTTGCAAAACTTCCCAATTTGAGCAGCATTTGCGGGCAGTTTGTGGTTTGACTTTGGGTGATCCCGCCTTACACTGTGCTAGTGCTGTGATGGTCAACCTCCTGGGGTATGAAAATTCTTTTAGCGACTACCTTTGCCAGCGCCAACAATTAGCAGCCATTCCTCAATCTCACGTCCACTGGTATGGTAAAAGCGAATCACGTCCTGGGCGCAAGCTGGGACATGTCACCGTTTTGCTAGATCACCATCACCGAGATGACGCGATCGCCGCTGCCCACACCATAGAATCTATCTGGTATCCCAGTTAAATTTGCCAGAAAATTTTGCTCTTCAACACACAACCTGTTTTTGAAAGCTATAATGAGGTAGTTGCACTACGACGTTGGTGACTGCCATCAAGTTTTTTGATCTATGTCTTTAAAGAAAAGGGAACCAAACAGTTCTCGTGGCAGTAGACCGGGCATGTACCCGGAAACTTTAAACGAGGCACATCGGTACCCACCTGGTTTAACCAGGTCATAAACTTAGGTAAAACGGCGTCGCGGTGAACTCAAAATTATCAGCTCCCAAGCTCAGCAAGAAATTGGGAGCTTTAATTTTAATATTAGTTAAATTTATATAAGATTAATTAATGATTAAAAGTGAGTAATAAATATGAATTGAGGCATAATCAGTATTTTGCCGATTTTGCTGAAATACAGTCAATTTTTATCACCCTGAGCAATGGGATTTACCCGTTTAAAAAAACTAAATCTGTATAAGTTGATTCTAAATTAGCGATCGTTCAGAGTTAAGATTACAAAAATAACATGAAATTGTGGTTAAAGCTACAAAAAATTGTCACAACAACAACTAATTAAGAGCGTGTTTCCAGCCTCGGTTATCCGATTAGATAATGGTTTAACGTTTATTCATCAAGAAATTTCCACTACCCCTGTAGTTGTGGCTGATGTTTGGGTACGGGCTGGAGCTACCCTTGAGCCAAAACCGTGGTATGGCATGGCTCACTTTTTAGAACACATGATTTTTAAAGGTACAGCAACGCTACCTCCAGGAATGTTTGATCATAAAATTGAAAACAGGGGTGGTGTGAGTAATGCAGCTACAAGCTACGATTATGCTCATTATTCCCTAACAACAGCTGCACCTTACCTAGAAGATACTTTGCCCCACTTGGGCGAACTACTGTTGAATGCGGCAATACCAGAAGATGAATTTGCCCGCGAACGGGACGTAGTGCTAGAAGAAATCCGCTCCTGCTATGATGATCCCGATTGGTTAGGATTCCAAGCTTTGAACAAAAGCGTATACCAAAACCATGCTTATGGACGTTCGGTGCTTGGTAGCGAGCAAGAACTCATGCAGCAGTCGCCAGAAGCAATGCGCTGTTTTCATCGGACTCACTACCAACCAGAAAACATGACAGTAGTGGTTGTGGGGGGAATTGCCCAACAGCCAGCTTGGGAATTAGTAAATAACTCATTTGTGAATTTTCCTGAACGTTCTGATTGTCCGCTAGCGCCAAAAGTGGTAGAACCAGGTATTGCCGAAATTCGCCGTCAAGAACTCTATTTACCACGCATAGAACAAGCGCGGTTGTTGATGGCGTGGGTTGTACCAGGAGTAGAGCAACTGCGTACCGCTCATGGTTTAGATTTGTTATCAGTGATATTAGCAGAAGGGCGGACTTCGCGGTTAGTGCGGGAATTGCGGGAAGAATTGCAACTAGTACAGGGGATTTGTAGTAATTTTTCCCTACAAAGAGAATCAAGTTTATTTACAATTACCGCCTGGTTGGAGCCAGAAAAATTAGATCAAGTTGAGTACTTAATTCGCACTCATTTGCATGATTTGCAAACCAAAGGCATAACAAAACAAGAACTGGCTCGTACACGCAGACTTCTGTGTAATGAATATGCTTTTTCTACCGAAACGCCAAATCAGCTGACGGGACTTTATGGTTACTACAATACCATTGCCCAAGCTGAATTAGCAGTAGCATATCCGCAGCAGATTCAATCATTTGATGCCCAAGAACTGCAACAATTAGCTAAACAGTATCTTTCACCGGATCATTACGCCGTCACTGTACTTAAACCCTGTTAGTCCATAGTCAAAAGTCCATAGTCCATAGTTTTTTTAATTATTGACTGTTGACTATTGACTATTGACTATTGACTATTGACTAATGTCTATAACTCAAACCGTGAAACCTTCTTTATCTCACTCCCCTATCCATCGCACCGTATTAAACAATGGCATTGTACTGCTAGTAGCAGAAAATCCGGCTGCGGATATTATTGCAGGGCGGATTTTTATTCGTGCTGGTAGTTGTTATGAAAAACAAGAGCAAGCAGGCTTAGCTTATTTGGTTTCAGCAGTCATGACAAAGGGATGTGATGGACTTTCAAGCTTAGAAATTGCTGAACAAGTCGAATCTGTGGGGGCTAGTTTAAGTGCAGATACTACCACAGATTATTTTTTGTTGTCCTTGAAGACAGTAACATCAGACTTTGGGGAAATTTTAGCATTGTCAGGGCGGATTTTGCGATCGCCGACATTTCCTGAAATCCAAGTACAACTAGAACGGCGTTTGGCACTACAAAATATTCGTTCCCAACAAGAGCAACCCTTTACCGTTGCCTTTGAGCAAATGCGACAGGTAATGTACCAAAACCATCCCTACGCCATGTCATTGTTGGGTAACGAAGCAACCATGAGCCGCTTAACGCGTGCGGACTTAGTGGAATATCACCAGACTTATTTTCGTCCAGATAACATAGTAATTAGTATTGCCGGTCGCATTTCACAACCAGATGCAGTGGCATTAGTGGAACAAGTATTTGGTGATTGGCAAGTTCCTGCACAACCGCTACCAAGTATTAATTTACCTGAAATCCCAGTACAACCACAGCACCAACTCAAGCCTATCCAAACGCAGCAATCAATTGTCATGTTGGGTTACTTGGGATCATCAGTGATTTCTCCTGACTATGCGCCGCTAAAGTTGCTTTCTACCTACTTAGGTAATGGGCTTTCCAGTCGTTTGTTTGTAGAATTGCGAGAAAAGCGGGGCTTAGCTTATGAAGTTTCCGCATTTTACCCGACACGGCTGTATCCAGGGTCGTTTGTAGTTTATATGGGCACTGCACCAGAAAATACGAGTATAGCCCTGAACGGTCTGCGTACAGAAGTCGAGTTACTCTGTACCACAGAAGTATCAGAAAGCGCCCTGCAAGCGGCTAAGAACAAGATATTGGGACAGTATGCTTTGGGTAAACAAACAAACGGACAAATTGCTCAAATATACGGCTGGTATGAAATTTTAGGCTTAGGAATTGATTTTGATACGAAGTTTCAAGAATTGATTGCTTCAGTAAATGCACAAGATGCAATGGCAGCTGCTTGTCGGTATTTGCAGGAACCTTATTTGTCTTTAGTTGGTCAAGAAGAAGCAATTAATAATGCTCTTGATAGTTGACTATTGACTATTGACTATTGACTATTGACCATTAACTATTGACTATTGAGCATATAATTTATACGCGATCGCCATAGCACCAGCTGTTTTCTAGACTCAAGCGGCTGTAATATTAGCATCAGAAGATTCTGGGAACAAATTCCATGAAAGGCAGCCTAACAGCAAGTATATTGAACTACCTAGGGTCAGCAAAAGCCTGTCGCTTCTTGAGGTCAAATAAATTTTATGGGCTACTTGTGTTTTCCTCTACGACTGTGCTTATTGGCTCCTCTGGTATAGTATCAATTGCCGCACAACAAGAAATTGCCCAAGTCAACGTCCAAAACAACATTAATCGTCCTGTGCTGCAAATTGGTAGCCAAGGCGAACGTGTATCGGAACTGCAAGCCGCTTTGAAGCTTTTGGGTTTTTACTCTAATGCAGTCGATGGTGTCTATAACGAGAATACAGCCAGCGCTGTTTCCCGTTTTAAGCAAGCAGTTGGCTTAAACCCAGATGGCATTGTTGATGCTGCCACTTGGCAACGACTATTCCCAAATGGCCCAGCACCTACACCAACCGTCTCTGCTGGTAACCCAACAGCTAACCCCACAACAAGTTTTCCTGTTCCAACTGTGCCTAGTACAACTCCAGTTGCAACTCTCAAACCCGAACCCAGACCTGTTAACCGTACAACCACAACTCCAGTTGCAACTACCAAACCGGAACCAAGGCCTGTTATCCGCAAACCAACTACAACTCAAAGGACGCAAACAACGCCGAAACGACCATCATCACAGAATCGCAGCACATCCAACACCCGCAGCACAACTACAAGTACTACCCAAATTCCTGGGGTTCAATACACCTCACAAGGATGGCCGATTTTGCGCCCAGGTATGCGTAATTCAGAAGTTACTAAATTGCAACAGCGGCTGCAAAGGCTGGGATTTCTGGATGGTGGTATAGATGGAGACTTTGGCCCAGCAACCGAAGAAGCAGTCAAAGCAGCTCAAAAACGCTATGGATTAGAGCCTGATGGCGTAGTTGGTGGGTCTACTTGGGAAGTTCTCTTGCGGCGATCGTCAAGGTAACGGTAGGGTAAAAGGGATTGGGTATTGGTGACTAAGGACTGGGGATTAGGGACTGGTGACTAGGTGCGAATTTATGATTATGTTGGTATCTCTTTCCCAGTACCCAATACCCAATACCACCAGCAGTAATTGCCATTAGCTATTAATGAATCAGTTGAAGCTTTTTCTTAAGTTTTGAAATTATGAAACACTTTTTATTAACTTGGTTGGGGACTGCGGTGGCTTTGCTTATCACTGCTAATATTGTTCCGGGATTCTCTGTGAAAAATTTTGTAGCTGCCCTTGTTGCTGTAGCAGTTATTGGGCTAGTTAATGCATTTATTCGACCAATTTTAAGTATTTTAGCGTTCCCGATTACCTTACTTTCTTTTGGCTTATTTACATTTGTCATCAATGCCCTAACCCTTTGGCTAGCAAGCGCCCTCACTCGTGGTTATGGCTTTGAAATTGAAGGTTTCTTGCCTGCTTTTTTGGGATCAATTGTATTGGCAATTGTTTCTAGTGTAATTAGCTATTTTCTGAGAGTAGTATTGTAATAAAAATAACTGAATAAACAATCAAGGGTGTATAGTAGTACTAACTCATTCGTGAATTTAATTTGATTGTTGGGCAACAGCTAGGGTTACTACTCCAGGTTGCCCTTGTAAACGAAAAATTTGTTTAGGAACCAAAAACCTGACTTGCAATTTGGTAGGCAGTAAGGGCAGTTTGCAGCAGTAACGTAAATTGGGATCAGAGGCTGCGAGAATAGCCGCTGCTTCGGCTACGCTGGGTGTTCCCACTTGTGTTTCGATAATTTTGGCAGGGTTGGGGACACAAACAGTGGACAGAATTTCTGCTGTAAAGGTTTTTAAAGGCAACCTGCGTAACTGACAAAGTTCTACTAAACCAGGTTCTGAGGCTTTAGTGTTAATGGTAGCAAAACCTGCGATCGCACTTTGGTTAAGTTGATTATCTGCAAATACTTGCTCAATTGCTGTTTCCATCAACTGTAACGAACTACCCCTCTGGCAACCAATTCCCACCCACAAATCTTGTAGCTGCCACAGATGTTCACTAATTTTTTCTTCCACCAATCTGATTTCAGTAAAAATTTAAACTTTGAATTACCCAATAAACCTAGATGAGATTAACTTTGTCATTTAGCCGATTACTATGATACCTGAAAACTGATCGTTAGAATACTGTTCCCAAAAATCAAAATCTATATATTAAGCATATCTAGCACAGTAGGAAACACCGAGGGAGAGACTAGGTAAAATATTAAAGGTAATTTCCTTCTTCATTTTGGCTTCTTTGGTATCTTGGAAGCAGAAACTTTTTCCCTGTACTTTCCCTCGGTGCTTCAATTTCTTATATTCTCCGTCACAGCAAGCTCACAACAGCTGCGACGGAGTTTTATTTTGTTCACAATTTTCGTCTTTGTACTAATATCATGTCCTTTGCATATTACTTATTAAACCCATTGAACCCCACCCCACCAAAGCTACGCTTTGTTTCCTCTCCCCGTTCACTCTGAGGGGTTAGGGGTGGGGTGCAATGACTGTGGGAATCATAACTAATTAACCGGACTTGATATTAGTAGTAAAAAATAAAATAACCATGAAAGACACCAAGACATAAAGAGTTTTCATCAGTTATGGTGTACGTAGTTCATGGCGACTACTTAGATTATAAGTTTGCTATTGCTGAATTTAGAGTAGTATCATTCCAAGTGATTTGATATTCTCTAAAAATAAAATGAAAACTGATTCGATTTTTTATAGATTATTTAAAACCTTTCCTAACGCCTTTTTTGAATTAATCAATCTACAACCCTCAGAAGCAAATGCATATAGTTTTGCCTCAGTAGAATTGAAGCAGACAGCATTTCGTATTGATGGGGTATTTCTTCCTGTTGCTAATGCTAGCGATCGCCCAATTTATTTTGTCGAAGTTCAGTTTCAAAAAGATGCCGAATTTTACGCTCGTTTATTTTCAGAAATATTTCTTTATCTTCGACTTAACACACCGACAAAAGCTTGGCGGGCAGTAGTGATTTTTCCTCGCCGCAGCATTGAACCAACAGAAATCGAACCTTATCAAGTATTGCTTGATAGTCAACTTGTGACGCGATTATATTTGAACGAGTTGGGGAATGAGGCTGAACAATCTTTAGGAGTTGGTATCATAAAATTAGTGGTTGAAAGTGACAAACAGACCCCTGAATATGCAAAAAATCTGATTACCAGGACACGCACAGAACTAGCAAACACAGCCCTCATGCAGCAAGTGCTAGATTTGATAGAGACAATTGTACTATATAAATTGCCCCGTATCAGTCGTCAGGAGTTGATCAAAATGTTTGGACTAGATACTTTTGATATCAAAACAACCAGAATTTATGAGGAAGTCAAAGAGGAAATCCTCGATGAAGTCAAACAGGAAGTCCGCAATCAAGTCAGACAGGAAGTCCGCAATCAAGTCCGCAATGAAGTCAAACAGGAAGTCCGCAATGAAGTCCGCAATGAAGTCAAACAGGAAGTCCGCAATGAAGTCCGCAATGAAGTCAAACAGGAAGTCCGCAATGAAGTCAGACAGGAACAGACTTTAGAGGTGTTAATGCGTCTGCTGCGACGACGCATTGGTAATGTAGATCAGCAAATACAAGAGCGTATCAGTCAATTATCTGTTGAACAGCTGGAAAATCTGGCTGAGGCGCTGTTGGATTTTGCAACGCCAGCAGATTTATCTACCTGGCTGCAAAACAATTACAATCAGCTTTGAGTAACCAACTGCCAATTGATTGTTGCTGATAAACCACTAGAATGGCTATTCCTTTGCCCCAGCCTTTCTGAGACTCCTAACTATATCTTTGTACCCATTAAATTCCGCAATCATCAAGGCAGTATAACCACCCCGATTTTTTAAATTCATATCTGCCCCAGCTTCCAGCAACATCTGCACAGCCTCACCATACCCCCCAGAGGCAGCCCACATCAATGCCGTTGCCTCTGCTGAGTCTTGAAAATTCACATTTGCTTGCTTTGCTAGCAACAGCTGTATGATTTCTGTGTAATTGCGTTCGGTTGCCTTAATCAAAACTGTTTTGCCATTCTCTACTAGAGTGTTGGCATCAGCACCGTAGTCTAGCAACAACTTTACCATCTGGCTTTGTCCCTGGGATACAGCCAGCTTCAAAGGTACTTGCTCAATATCGCCGCCACAACGCAGCAGTGCCTCAACAATTTTGCTGTGTCCTTGCAATACGGCTACAAACATTGGGGTATCACCCAAATGATTTTTGATTTGTACATTTGCACCCCGGTTGAGTAACACTTGCACTACATCAATGTAGCCTTCTACAACAGCCAGGTGGAGGGCAGTTTCACCATCTTTGTCTTGGGCATTAATTTCGGCACCTCGCTCTAGTAAAACAGCTGCGATCGCACTATGTCCAGCCGCCGCCGCCGCCAACAAGGCAGTTCCCCCATCGCTATTTCTCAAGTTCACATCAGCGCCACCTGTTAGTAATGCCTGCACAAGCTCCAAATTTCCTAAGTCTACTGCTACCATCAAGGGTGTTTCGCCTTCTTCATCTTGATGATTGACATTTGCACCACTTTGTGAAATTAATTCTACAACTGCTGTGTGTCCGTGCTTCACAGCTAGTTTCAAAGCAGTGTCATCATCTTGATCGGTGAAATTGACTTCAGCACCAGCCGCCAATAAGACTCGCACCACATCAACATAACCTTTAAGTGCTGCCGCCATTAAAGCTGTACTGCCATCTTCATTAATCGCATTGACATCAGCTCCTCTGGAAACTAAAAGCTGTACAATATCAAGCTGATTGGCACTAGCAGCCAACATTAAAGCCGTCAACCCATAGCGAATTCTGGGCAAGTTGATATTTGCCCCAGCATCCAGTAGCGATCGCACAATTTCGGTATAGCCTAAATTGGCAGCAAACATTAAAGCCGTAGTCCCATCGCGATCGCACGCGTCCACCAAAGCACCAGCAGCCAGTAGCGCACCTAGTCGCTTGATATCGCCACTTTTAGCAGCCTTCAGCAGCAAAACATCTTTGTTTTCAGTCATGAAATTCTGCACCAGCAGGTTTTATTCGTCTACTCTCAACAGGTAGCGGTGGGGATTAGGGGCAATGGGAACTAGGAAATTGTGACAAAATTTGGGAGGGGTCAAAGCCCTTTCCATAATTTTTCAGCTGATTACCCAATCCTTAATCCCCAATCCCCAGTACCTTTTACAATTTAGTCTGAGATTGTTTAAGCACTTTTGCAAGAAGACTAACTATGAAATAATGTTTAGAGTTATGCTAATTTTTATTAAGATTTAAGAATTGGGCGAGAACACAATGAATGCGGTACTGTCTCCCTCGGTTAAATATTGGCTGAACTTTTTTCATCCCCTGCTGATGTGGCTGCTATTGGCGATTTCACTTTACGCTGCTTACCTGGGGCTGCAACTACAGCGTACCAGAAACGCTCAAGGAGAAGAAAAGAAAGAACTAATTAAAGGTAGATATAATATCAGGCACTACCAAATTGGCTCTATACTCTTAGCTTTGATGGTGGTAGGTGCCATTGGTGGTATGGCTGTCACCTACATCAATAACGGTAAATTGTTTGTAGGGCCGCACCTGCTAGCAGGGCTTGGTATGACTGGTCTAATTGCATTTTCTGCTGCCTTATCTCCTTATATGCAAAAAGGAGCAAATTGGGCGCGTGCAACTCACATTTTATTAAATTTCACGCTTTTAGGACTTTTTGCTTGGCAAGCTGTCACTGGTGTGCAAATTGTCCAAAGGATTTTAACTCAAGCGTAGTCAATAGTCAGTTGTCAGTTGTTAGTTGCAGGAGTCAGTTATTTATTTTTCTTTGCTACTGACCACTGACCACTGACCACTGATCACTGACTACTGACCCTTGACTTACCGCTTTTTCTTGGAACTGCTGGGAAATGGAATTCCTAACGATTGGTAGAAATCTTCTTGAACTTTGCGTGTGAGGCGGCGAGAGACTTGACGGACGATTTGGTTTAGTAAGCGATCGCCTGTAGATTGAAT
Above is a window of Nostoc sp. UHCC 0702 DNA encoding:
- a CDS encoding peptidoglycan-binding protein, yielding MKGSLTASILNYLGSAKACRFLRSNKFYGLLVFSSTTVLIGSSGIVSIAAQQEIAQVNVQNNINRPVLQIGSQGERVSELQAALKLLGFYSNAVDGVYNENTASAVSRFKQAVGLNPDGIVDAATWQRLFPNGPAPTPTVSAGNPTANPTTSFPVPTVPSTTPVATLKPEPRPVNRTTTTPVATTKPEPRPVIRKPTTTQRTQTTPKRPSSQNRSTSNTRSTTTSTTQIPGVQYTSQGWPILRPGMRNSEVTKLQQRLQRLGFLDGGIDGDFGPATEEAVKAAQKRYGLEPDGVVGGSTWEVLLRRSSR
- a CDS encoding phage holin family protein, whose protein sequence is MKHFLLTWLGTAVALLITANIVPGFSVKNFVAALVAVAVIGLVNAFIRPILSILAFPITLLSFGLFTFVINALTLWLASALTRGYGFEIEGFLPAFLGSIVLAIVSSVISYFLRVVL
- a CDS encoding cobalamin biosynthesis protein → MEEKISEHLWQLQDLWVGIGCQRGSSLQLMETAIEQVFADNQLNQSAIAGFATINTKASEPGLVELCQLRRLPLKTFTAEILSTVCVPNPAKIIETQVGTPSVAEAAAILAASDPNLRYCCKLPLLPTKLQVRFLVPKQIFRLQGQPGVVTLAVAQQSN
- a CDS encoding Rpn family recombination-promoting nuclease/putative transposase, with amino-acid sequence MKTDSIFYRLFKTFPNAFFELINLQPSEANAYSFASVELKQTAFRIDGVFLPVANASDRPIYFVEVQFQKDAEFYARLFSEIFLYLRLNTPTKAWRAVVIFPRRSIEPTEIEPYQVLLDSQLVTRLYLNELGNEAEQSLGVGIIKLVVESDKQTPEYAKNLITRTRTELANTALMQQVLDLIETIVLYKLPRISRQELIKMFGLDTFDIKTTRIYEEVKEEILDEVKQEVRNQVRQEVRNQVRNEVKQEVRNEVRNEVKQEVRNEVRNEVKQEVRNEVRQEQTLEVLMRLLRRRIGNVDQQIQERISQLSVEQLENLAEALLDFATPADLSTWLQNNYNQL
- a CDS encoding ankyrin repeat domain-containing protein codes for the protein MTENKDVLLLKAAKSGDIKRLGALLAAGALVDACDRDGTTALMFAANLGYTEIVRSLLDAGANINLPRIRYGLTALMLAASANQLDIVQLLVSRGADVNAINEDGSTALMAAALKGYVDVVRVLLAAGAEVNFTDQDDDTALKLAVKHGHTAVVELISQSGANVNHQDEEGETPLMVAVDLGNLELVQALLTGGADVNLRNSDGGTALLAAAAAGHSAIAAVLLERGAEINAQDKDGETALHLAVVEGYIDVVQVLLNRGANVQIKNHLGDTPMFVAVLQGHSKIVEALLRCGGDIEQVPLKLAVSQGQSQMVKLLLDYGADANTLVENGKTVLIKATERNYTEIIQLLLAKQANVNFQDSAEATALMWAASGGYGEAVQMLLEAGADMNLKNRGGYTALMIAEFNGYKDIVRSLRKAGAKE
- a CDS encoding DUF4079 domain-containing protein; the encoded protein is MNAVLSPSVKYWLNFFHPLLMWLLLAISLYAAYLGLQLQRTRNAQGEEKKELIKGRYNIRHYQIGSILLALMVVGAIGGMAVTYINNGKLFVGPHLLAGLGMTGLIAFSAALSPYMQKGANWARATHILLNFTLLGLFAWQAVTGVQIVQRILTQA